The following is a genomic window from Amyelois transitella isolate CPQ chromosome 23, ilAmyTran1.1, whole genome shotgun sequence.
CATTTATTCTATAGAGCTCTGtgctttaaaaaaagtcaATCAATGTCAAAGGCAAATGTCGGACAGACTATTGCTGTCATTTGTCCTCGCACATGTTCGCacgtgtttgtttatttttatgatccagaaagattgaatttgatatttcttttaattttaattctgttCGTCGTAAATGCTTACACAATCCTAAAATGAAAGGAAAAAAGAGTGAACAAAAGCCTTCACTTGCTTACACGGGCAGTAAAGACTATAGTAAGCCGCCTAAAATAGCAAACCCGGTTAGTACTagtttagtaatttttttctattatttacgTTATActatagaattatttattgtattacatattggtaaatttatctttatatatatcttcTCTCTTTCAGCTTTTACAATGCCTCGGAGCACCACATATAGACTCATTCAACTACATGCTTCAAGATGGGTTGAAAATTGCCATCGAAGACTTATTGCCTGCACATTTTGAAGGTCCCAATGGTGAAAAGGTTAAAATAACTATAGACGATGCTGCATTTTCGAAACCCAGTGTTCCAATTGATGTGGTGGGTGTTAAAAACCAGCAGGTTTGGCCCACTGAGTGTAGGCAAAGGGCCGCTACATACAGgggtgattttaaaataagaatgacTGTGAGTGTTGATGGGAAATCCGTTTCGGTGGACAAGTCTATGGGAAGCCTGCCTATTATGGTTAAGGTGTGTATTCTGTGttctatataaatttaaatatttttttaattttttacattttgatgGCAATGGATAACTTTAGGTCCCTATCGGTAACTAGCCCAAGAAAGTCGAAAGGCGGATCCCGGGCCCTTAAACACTTGTGGAGGGTGCTTATAAGGTTTTTGcagactaagggaaaggttaataaacttaggatttttcttgtagattgtgggctagtaacctgtctatttgaatctcaattccatcatatagCCATACAGgaaaatgtggcctttcagtctttccaaaacttttggctctgtctacccttctAGCCTTCAGATAAGATGAgatattaacttaaatatttttaaaattgaaactttTTCACTGtaggttttgttttttttttattttattcatatttctatttatttttagtccaAGATGTGCCACCTAGCAGACCTGTCGCCGGAAGAGCTGATCCAGCACAATGAACATGCAGACGAGTGGGGGGGATATTTTGTGGTCAAGGTAAATCATAGCttttacatagatacatatggtcacatccatgtctcttgcggggtggacagggccaacagtcttgaaaagactgaatggccaccttcagctatttggcttaatgatagaattgagattcaaatagtgacaggttagcaacctgtcactattctaCTAtacccattgcctaaaagaagaatcccaagtttataagcctatcccttagtcgccttttacgactaaatgggaacgagatggagtggtcctattctttttttattggtgccgggaaccacacggcactatatagagttaataaatttaaaaataaggcaGTTgaaggtttcttttttaatgtggTTGAAAATAACTCTCTGTTTGCAGGGTCACGAGCGGCTAGCGAGAATGTTGCTTGTCACCAGGAGGAACTACCCGGTGGCCATCAAGCGGCCATCTTGGAAAATGAGAGGAAACCTGTTCTCGGAATACGGCATACTGGTTCGGTGCGTGAAGAGTGATCAGACTAGCACTGTAAGTTGTTTTTGATCACCATTTCATCTTTTTCCCGTGGCTTTCGTAAGAGGCTACTAAGTGATATACTTAGTTTCTTATCCTGTAGTAGATTTGGAAGGCATATTGATTAGTTCTAGCTGTCATCACTATTACTTCTATCAGATTGCAGTCGTAAAGCCATGCctgggaatgttgtgatgtgaaagaagatttaGCTACAGttatagaaaagggtatgttaaaatagtttggtcatgtggagaggatgaatgaaagcaggttgactaagcagatatacaaggagagtgtggtcggagtgggaaggcctacaaatctatcttgatcaaattaaggacatcctggcaaagggtcaggtcaagagtacccgaaactgccgagcttgcatgaagagagttatgaatgtggatgaagtgaaggaatcgtggcaagtggaaagatgtagtgtctgcctacccctccgcgaaagaggcgtgattttatgaatgtaagcCATGCCTATACGCGACCTAAAATATGCGATGCCTTTATTGGCCACTTACACACACGACAACTACAAACAAATGACACATCAACTGAATGACATGCTTATTAATGAAACCTTATTGAAAACATAACATGTTTTTTACTGCCCTCAAGATGGTAGTTTTTAGTTTCACCTGTATGTTTGcatgtttgtccgcgattatcttgcgtttcgctgaaccctGACACTGAActgaaagttttaataaaagtgtTGGCACACTTAGGAGGTTTTAGAAATTacccgacttcaaaaaaggaggatatcatTTGGATGCAGTtctctttttatataagttatttaaatgatttgtGATTGAAATGTTAGATTTACCTTGTAAcctcttttttttacaaatatcaaTTGTATATTTTCAGAACAACGTCCTACATTTTCTACAAAACGGCACTTGTAAGCTGATGTTCTCTCATCGCAAAGTGATGTACTACGCGCCTCTACTTCTAATATTGAAGTGCTTGGTGGACTGGCCTGACCATTATATTTACAGGCTGCTGTTGAACGGGAAGAAGGATGATCTGTATTATATGAAGTAAGTATAAGTTTATGATTGCAATGAATAGGAACTTgtgctttgttttttttgtaaaataacataattcgGGCAaattcattttacattttagtgCCTCGAATAAGAATTAAAATGAGtgctttttcaaatattactGTTTAATGTATAATACGAATAATTcgcaaaataaagaaagaaatgtcTTAATTTATTACGACTTCATAgcgtataaaaattttaaaaactccCAAcagaaattaaagtaaaaaaaataaaattaactcaaTCTAAAGGTAGTTTAGTatgtcttcttcctcttggctttagCCCCGGTTGGATCCTTACAACTCTGGAGAGTAACACTGTATCCctttgaccacggatcatggattgggtgagtcaggtttttacacgaatcgaATCACATttgaccttcgcaacctttgcaggggaacctaactcgTAATGAACcgatcatggtaacacatccagttgcctgaacgtgcaggtttcctcacgatgttttccctcaccgcaaGACCATCGGtcagtattcaaactaacgtacgtaacttcgaaaataataaatcactacatagtataaaacaaagtcgctattttagtctgtttgtctgtatgcttaaatctttaaaattacgcaacggattttgatgcggttttttgtaacaggtagagtgattcaagaggaaggtatttatgtataataacatttataattttgcacccctgcgaagccggggcgggtcgctagtaaataataataaataaagaaataatgtttatttcggAAATTAtccatatatatattgttagtAATTAACAaagtaacttaaaaaatatactctcAACTTTTTTACTACTTCCACAGTTGCATCCAGAACATGCTCCGGGAACTTCATGAGGAAGGTCTCCATACTTCATCGGAGTGTCGTTCGTACCTCGGCAGGATGTTCAGACAACGACTCTTCGAGTTACCACCCTGGGCTACTGATGAGGACGCCGCAGACTTCCTCCTGGATCGCTGTGTGATGATACATTTGAAGAGTCATAAGGATAAATCCTATTCGTTGCTGTTCATGGCGCAGAAGCTGTTTGATTTGGTGCAGAATAAGTGCAAGGTATGTTTGGATTTCATTCCTTATGTAGTTTtggagggtgtggagggaaaggtcggagtgggaagacctagacgaacgtatcttgatcaaattaaggacgtcctggtaaagggtcaggtcaaaagtacccgaaaccgtcgagcttgcatgaagagagttatgaatgtggatgaagcgaaggaaatattcagagatcgtggcaagtggaaagaggtagtctctgcctaccactccgggaaagaggcgtgattttatgtatgtatgtagtgtcTCGTTTTGTCTGTTAATATTCATTGTCACGTTACATCAagtgagatggaagacaaatgcctaattcaatgttgatttgaaaaaaaaaaaaacctttgccAAATGGTTCTGgattttattatgattcttcatcctggctttagtcccggttgcatcctcactactATGGAGatgagcccggggtatgcttttAATCTTGGATCTTGGTTTGGGtggagtcaggtttttacacgaatcgactcccgtctgacctccgcaacctttgcaagggaacctaaCCTGTATTACATCGAtcgtggttacacattcagttgcttgaatgtgcagttttcctcgcgatgttttgcCTCCCGTAAGAGTATCGGTTAGTATACAaagtaatgtacataacttctaaaatagtcattggtacactGTCGACGCTGGATTCGAACCCGTGCCTTCCTGCgaatcacgcattttaactgggcaacttaccgattcgattcaaaatttttattcattattataggatacttcatatcgcttaataattttcaaatctcTTGGTGTCACaaaattggttgacgtcaaataaattacttaaaactaagtttactgccgcttccaaggtgTCAGTGCGGAATAAGCGGTAACAAACGGTAACGAGTTACTtatggatacatacatacacacatatagtcacgtctatatcccttacggggcagacagagccaacagtcccgaaaagactgaatggccacgttcagctgctcggcttaatgatggaattgtgatccaaatagtgacaagttactagctcatcgcctaaaaaaaataatcgcaattttgtaagtatgatagtgatattgaaaggagagtgaacgcggggaacatggtgaatggagctttgcatgcctttatgagcagtcagaaactatccaaaaaggctcgactggctgtgcacaggggcgtgttggtcccgacattaatgtatgggagtgaaagttgggtatggcaaaagaagcatgaaagcagaataaatgcagtggaaatgagagcgttaaggagtatgatgggtgtgaaattgagtgacaggataaggaacagcgtgataagggaatgttgtgatgtgaaagaagatgtagttacaggaatagaaaagggtatgttaagatggttcggtcatgtggagaggatgaatgaaagcaggttgactaagcagatatacaaggagagtgtggagggaaaggtcggagtgggaagacctagacgaacgtatcttgatcaaattaaggacgtcctggtaaagggtcaggtcaaaagtacccgaaaccgccgagcttgtatgaagagagttatgaatgtggacgaagcgaaagaagtatgcagagatcgtggcaagtggaaagaggtagtctctgcctacccctccgggaaagaggcgtgattttatgtatgtatgtatgtatgttgtaagcctatcccttagtcgccttacgacatccacgggaaagagacggagtggttctattccattttttttataggtgccgggaaaccaaacggcacaaataagttaagtaagtaagtaagtttatttgcgtTAAAAATGGTATTACAGGTCAAAGTACATTTATGTTTCTCACTCTTAACCTAAAATAGGCATGCAAATTTCTGAATTATGGATGATGTATTCTATTCCCCGCCAGGTGGAAGGCGCGGACGCGGTGATGATGCAGGAGTTGCTGCTGGGCGGCCACCTGTACCTGCAGGTGCTGAAGGAGCGGCTTCAGGCCACCATCGACGTGGTGAGGCTGCAGCTGGTGAGGAAGGCCAACGCTGCGAAGAAGGTCACGCTGACTcctgtaagtttttttttttttttttttttatattatatatattttgatggcAGTATTGTAATGAGGGTTAaggaatttttcaaataaatttgtaagtaataaattgtcagtaacatgTTTGATTCTAAGTAGAatatgttaaaagaaaaaactaacacaatttgtcatacaaaaataaaataaaatgttaaaataacattttatctaaaattttatatatattatatattaataaattaataaatactcaatttaaattaattttatatataaataaatactcaatTTCCCATGACTTTGAGaattgtatttacatacatacatgtagttacgtctgtatcccttgcggacagagccaacagtcttgaaaaaccttaaagaccacattcagctgtaaggctttttaatggaattgagattcaaagaggtgacaggttgctagcgcaagTAGagaaacaattttgttttcatttattttccagataaattccaaataaaataataaatttatacagaaTTTGATtccgtataaatttattattttaggctcatatatattttattctggtcgatgggctagcaacctgtcactatttgaatatcaattctatcatacagccgaacgtggcctattagtttttttaagactgttggctctgtctaccctgcaatggatatagatgtgacaaaatgaaaaaaaaaatagcttcagctttataatattagtatagattttattcattaattttcccAGACTCAAATCCCCGACCTACTTCGCATGGCGGGCAAGTTGGACGCCAAAATGGAGACATTCCTGGCGACGGGCAATGCGCCCTCCAACAACGTGGCGCTGCCGCAGCACAAGGGGCTCACCATCGTGGCGGAGAACATCAACCGCATGCGGTACATGTCGCATTTCAAGTGAGTAGGTTATTTATTAGAACCTCCTTTTTGGGCCGTCCGgttgataatatattttcgcACTTCCAATactaactttataaatttaaaaaaaaccatcgTGGCGGAGAAGATTAACTGGATGCGGTACATGTCGCATTTCAAGTGAGTAGGTTATTTATGAGAACCTCCTTTTTGGGAACGACCGGTTGATGATATATTTTCGCTCTAAACAATATGGCaacgttaaaaaataaaatgtaggtagATGGCGCTCTTGTCGCGTTTTGTCGGTAACTGACACAAGATGGCAGcttctcaagtttgtaagtgcTGGTTtggttttatatacttatatactgaaataaattaacatatctTTTGCCATGTAATGTTCTTcagtaatttatatattttcgacTATTGATGGCCAAGAGTACTCGAagccgacgagcttgcatgaagacagttatgaaagcggatgaagtgaaagaagcaTGCAAGCatcgtggcaagttgaaagatgcggtctctgcctacccctccgggaaagaggcgtgatttatgtatgtaagcatgAATGGTCTGTTATACTGTGGTGTGACTGTCATAATTGTTCCGTTCCTGGGAACGTGTCCTCCAATAAAGTGGCGCTAGCGCAGCACAAGGGGCTCACCATCGTGGCGGAGAACATCAGCCGGATGCGATACATGTCGCATTTCAAGTGAGTAGGTTATTTATTAGAACTTCCTTTTTGGGAccgttagaatagaatagattaattttcaaaattgggcacaaggtatcacttacttaaattaaggacgtcctggtaaagggtcagtttaaaagtacccgaaaccgccgagcttgtatgaagagagttatgaatgtggatgaagcgaaagaagtatgcagggatcgtggcaagtggaaagaggtagtctctgcctacccctccgggaaagaggcgtgattttgtgtatgtgtgtatcacttactgacgtcacatcacttaaatctaattataattactaccgCTTCAAAGCTAttatgtgttatttattagaaCCTCTTTTTTGGAACGTCCGGTTGAAGATACATTTTCGCACTTTCAATactaactttataaattttaaagaaaccATCGTGGCGGAGAAGATTACCCGAATGCGATACATGTCGCATTTCAAGTGAGCCcgttatttattagaaataatatctaataaatcaaaatcagTTGTGTAGTTtcatagatatatacatacaaacagacgcgggaagcgactttgctttatattatttagtgaTGTAGGAAGTAGATATAGTTGCAAAGTTACGTTATTTATTCACTACGGGAGAcggaaggagaaaagaggagagaaataatcaaataaattaaaatactattatattatggaaaaaaataaaatgaataatatttgacaataaaatataaattctgtcatttttgtaactaactaacaaaaccatggcaacctttgctatggcgtacaagaaggttgcctacagtgatacatacatacatacataaaatcacgcctctttcccggaggggtaggcagagactaaatctttccacttgccatgatctctgcatacttcgcttcatccacattcagtgataagtaaataaaattaaagaaccCTTAAAGACTAGTATCTCACCCCAGGGCCATCCACCGCGGGTCATTCTTCATGGAGATGCGAACGACGGAGGCCCGCCAGTTGCTGCCAGACGCATGGGGCTTTGTCTGCCCCGTACACACTCCGGACGGTGCGCCGTGCGGACTGCTCAACCATCTCACTATGCATTGCCAGGtttgatagataaataaacatacatacatataatacatacatacatacatataatacatacatacatatggtcgcgtctacatcccttgaggggtagacatacatacatatagttatgtacatacataaacatgtaatcacgtctatatcccttgcggggtagactagacagagccaacagtcttgtaaagacttatggccacgttcagctgtttggttttaagatagaatatggattcaaatagtgacaggttgctagcccatcgcctagatcctagaagaatcccaagtttataagcctacccattagtcgccttttacgacatccatgggagagagatggagtggtcctattcttttttttattggtgccggaaaccacgcggcataaagataaataaaatatatgtatatataaatacaaatcgggacaaattacacagattgagttagcctcgaagtaagttcgagacttgtgttacgagatactaactcaacgatactatattttataataaatacttatatagataaacatccaagacccaggccaatcagaaaaagttcttttctcatcatgacctgttcgggattcgaacccggatatatagatacacacatatatatatatacaagttatatacatacataaacatataatcacgtctatatcccatacggggtagacagagccaacagtcttgtaaaggctGTAAGGCCACGCTCGGCTgaatggcttcatgatggaattgagattcaaatagtgacaggttgctgacccatcgtctacaagaagaatctcaaactTACCGGCCTTTCcctaagtcaccttttacgacatccatgagagagATAGgcgagtgatcctattctaaagttccgGAAACAACACGACATATCGCACCCCCGGTGCGACACTGTCACTTATgcaaaaacacaatttaaaagagaagcatttaaaactttaacatcCCATAACATTGTCatatttgaagatttttaCAAGCTGAATAGCTTATACTGCGGTAACTATGTGTACTACAAAAGTAACGTTATCGCACCAAGTTAAGGGAAGCATTAGGAGAGTTATTACATATGTAACtcatttttgcaatttttgcaTAAGTGACAGTGTCGCACCGGAGGTGCGATATAGTCCCATCGCGGTTATTATACACATGTAGACAGCtaataatgttgttttatttatttttttcaggttACACAGTGTCCTGATCCGAATCAACTAGCCAATCTACCGCTCGTCCTCAAAAAATATGGTAAAGTAAccttttagttatttataaatctaaaaaaataaaaaaaaaacatgtctacgaacaagtttaaaattattgttgtgacaactgtgtttatttaaaaattttacactgttttgctattattttgtattagatTAAGGCTCATTGTAAGTGAATTTATGTCTTTGTGAGTCAAATAAAGATCTTTAAACCATACAACCTTCGTTCGCgctaatttagcgccacctacaaaaaaatacaggtttttcgcaaatcagTCACGTCTACATGCCCTACGGGGTGAACGTAGCCAACAGACTTTATAGCGTTAAAAAAAACCGCCACATTCATCTGTGTATATAcacgtgactatgtgtatgtatgtgttactagctgtgcccgcgacttcgttcgcgtggaatagttattttgggcatcattgaagccctcaaggaggaataattttttttgacatattccattatttcttcgcgccaaatagttgcagcgtgatgataaatagcctaaagccttcctcgagaaatggtctattaaacacaaaaagaccacattcgaaccagtagttcctgagataagcgcgttcaaataaacaaacaaactcttcagttttataatattagtaactATAGATAAAGATTCATCCTTTCTATTTTGTACGaataaaacattatcaatCCTCCATATTCCCCCCAAAACATTAATAGTCCTCCATTTTTCTCCCAAGTACGaataaaacattatcaatCCTCCCAATTTCCGCCCCCAAGGTATGCAGCCGATCAGTTCTGTCACCCAGAATCCTATCAGCCACGACGTGTACAAATACCCAGTGTTCCTGGACGGCAGACTTCTCGGCTACTTCTCCGAGGACACGGCTGCTGATGCCATGGCCTTCCTCCGAACACTGAAGGTGAAAGGCGAGGAGATACCAATAACAACGGAAATTGTGTTCGTGCCTAAAAAACAGGttggttttttgttttttaggaacccaaatcccaagttaataagcttatcccttagtcgcctaatAGTAACTACGGTAATTGTGTTCGTGCCCAGGAAACaggttggttttttttttaggaatttaatacttttagggggactaagggataggcttattaactgtggattgttcttttaaacCCATTCGTttcagcaacctgtcactatttgaatctcaattctatcatgagcttaatagctgaacatagcctgtgagttttttcaagactacgggctctgtctaccccgca
Proteins encoded in this region:
- the LOC106133049 gene encoding DNA-directed RNA polymerase I subunit RPA2; the protein is MKGKKSEQKPSLAYTGSKDYSKPPKIANPLLQCLGAPHIDSFNYMLQDGLKIAIEDLLPAHFEGPNGEKVKITIDDAAFSKPSVPIDVVGVKNQQVWPTECRQRAATYRGDFKIRMTVSVDGKSVSVDKSMGSLPIMVKSKMCHLADLSPEELIQHNEHADEWGGYFVVKGHERLARMLLVTRRNYPVAIKRPSWKMRGNLFSEYGILVRCVKSDQTSTNNVLHFLQNGTCKLMFSHRKVMYYAPLLLILKCLVDWPDHYIYRLLLNGKKDDLYYMNCIQNMLRELHEEGLHTSSECRSYLGRMFRQRLFELPPWATDEDAADFLLDRCVMIHLKSHKDKSYSLLFMAQKLFDLVQNKCKVEGADAVMMQELLLGGHLYLQVLKERLQATIDVVRLQLVRKANAAKKVTLTPTQIPDLLRMAGKLDAKMETFLATGNAPSNNVALPQHKGLTIVAENINRMRYMSHFKAIHRGSFFMEMRTTEARQLLPDAWGFVCPVHTPDGAPCGLLNHLTMHCQVTQCPDPNQLANLPLVLKKYGMQPISSVTQNPISHDVYKYPVFLDGRLLGYFSEDTAADAMAFLRTLKVKGEEIPITTEIVFVPKKQISAQYPGIFLFTTEARMMRSVINLATGALELIGTMEQLYLDVAVTQSEIIKGKTTHLELSKSAFMSNLAQLVPMPDCNQSPRNMYQCQMGKQTMGTPIHTWATNAETKLYRLQTPATPLFRPTHYDHIGLDDYPMGTNAIVAVISYTGYDMEDAMIINKSSYERGFAAGTVYKSEFVELKTSSSFFQRDPNKPELVEFMDEDGLPAVGARIQPDSPFYCYFDGDKSQYVVHKYRGKEEVFVDSVRLCGDFSTRSPPTACIMLRIQRNPSVGDKFASRAGQKGICSQRWAAEDLPFTESGLIPDVMFNPHGFPSRMTIAMMIECMAGKAGSLHGHVHDATPFRFTEKDTAINYFGRLLEAGGYNYYGTERMYSGVDGREMTADIFFGVIHYQRLRHMVSDKWQVRTTGMVDAMTRQPVKGRRRGGGVRLGEMERDALLSHGAAFLLQDRLFHCSDKSQAVLCIKCGSLLGPIVGRTEGECCRLCSGELATVSIPYIFKFFVTQLASVNIHVKIKCNQQLAITC